GCGCGAGGAGTTCAGGCGCTTGGGAGTCAGGGGCGACTGGGAGAATCCCTATCTGACCCTGGAACCCAGGTTCGAGGCGGTGCAAATTCGGGTTTTTGGAGAGATGGCCAAGAAAGGGTATATCTACAAAGGGCTGAAGCCGGTCTACTGGTGTGCCGACTGCGAGACTGCCTTGGCAGAAGCAGAAATCGAATACCAAGACAAGGTATCGCCTTCGATCTACGTCAAATTCCCGGTGAAGGATGCTAAAGGATTGTTTGTTTCACCAAACACCTATGTCGTTATTTGGACTACTACCCCATGGACTTTACCGGCTAATACGGGTATTGCAGTCCATCCTGATTATGACTACGTCGTGGTACGAGTAGGAGCGGAACGGTATGTCGTCGCCAAAGGCTTGCTGGAAGAAGTTGCCGCAGAAGTGGGTTGGGATGGTTACGAGATCCTCCAAACGTTAAAAGGAAAGGAATTGGAAAATACGGTGTGTTCCCACCCGTTCATGAATCGGGATTCGCTCGTGATATGTGGCGAGCACGTAACCTTAGACCAGGGGACCGGATGTGTCCACACCGCACCTGGTCACGGGGAAGAGGACTTCGTGGTTGGAAAAGAATACGGCTTGCCTGTGATATCGCCCCTTGACGACCGGGGTGTGTTCACGGAAGAGGCGGGGATCTTTGCCGGGCAGTTCTGTCACGACGCCAATAAGAGCATTATCGCTCATCTCAAGGATATCGGAATGCTAGTGAAGACAGGCGAAGTCACTCACCAATACCCGCATTGCTGGCGTTGCAAGCAACCTATTGTATACCGCGCAACAGAGCAGTGGTTTGCTTCCATTGACGGTTTTCGGCAGGCGGCTTTGGAAGCGATAGATACGGTACGGTGGATACCGGCTTGGGGCCGAGACCGTATATACAACATGGTTCGGGACCGGGGCGACTGGTGCATATCCCGTCAGCGAAGCTGGGGAGTACCTATTCCTATCTTCTACTGCGCTAGTTGCGGGCAGGCTGTTATCGATGATGAAACCATAGGGCACGTGGCTGATCTCTTTGCAGAGAACGGTTCTGACATCTGGTTTGCTTCCGAGGCTAAGGACCTTCTTCCCAGAGGCTATACGTGCGAAAATTGTGGGAGCCAAGAGTTCTACAAAGAGAAAGATATCATGGATGTATGGTTCGATTCGGGGTCAAGTCATAAGGCGGTGTTGGAAACCCGTCCCGACTTGCGCTGGCCAGCAGACATGTACCTCGAAGGGAGCGACCAGCATCGGGGTTGGTTTAACTCATCCCTTTCAACTTCGGTGGCGGTGACCGGCAGGGCTCCGTACCGAATCGTTTTGACCCATGGATTTGTAGTAGACGAGCAGGGTAGGAAAATGTCAAAATCCCTCGGCAACGTGGTAGACCCTCTGAACATCATCGAAAAAATGGGAGCAGATATCCTGCGTTTGTGGGTTTCTTCAGCCGATTACCGGGGCGACGTGGCTGCCTCGGAAAACATCATGAATCAGGCAGCAGAGGCTTATCGGAAGATTCGTAATACCTGCAGATTTATCCTCGGGAATCTTTACGATTTTCAGCCTGAGCAGGACAGGGTAAAATATGAAGACCTGCCGGAGTTGGAACGTTGGGTTCTCTTAAAGTTGCATAAGTTGATTCAAAGGGTTACCCGGGCTTATGAAGACTTCGAGTTTCACGTTGTTTATCATTCGGTGCACAATTTCTGTACGGTTGACCTAAGTGCGGTTTATTTCGATATTATCAAAGACCGGTTGTATACGTCTGCTCCAGACTCTCAAGGGCGGAGGGCAGCGCAAACTGTTCTCTACGAGGTAATCCAGGCGTTAGTAAGGATACTGACCCCGGTGCTTGCTTTCACGACCGAAGAAATATGGCAATACCTGCGCGGTAAGGGCGATCCGGTTAGTGTCCAGTTGACCGAATGGCCACTAGTCGATGAACGTTACTTAGACCCGGTTCTGGAGGAGCGATGGGACAAAATATTAAAGGCTCGAGAAGTTGTTACCAAGGCTCTTGAGGTGGCGCGACAAGAAAAGAGAATAGGGCATTCTTTGGGGGCGGCGGTTTCTATCTATGCGGATGAAGAGTGGCGAGAACTTCTTGAGTCTATAGAAAGCATTGGGAGCATATTCATCGTGTCTCAGGTAGGTTTGTATAAGGCAGACGACAGGCCCGCAGGCAGCGTCGAACTAGAAGACGTTCAGGGTTTGTGGGTTGCGGTTGAACCTGCCAGCGGGCAAAAATGCGAGCGGTGTTGGGTGATTACCCCAGAGGTGGGAACGGACCCGGAACACCCGACCTTATGTCCTCGGTGTTTGGCGGTAGTGAAAAGGAGTTGAAGAAAGGTAGGGGGGTCTCGCCATGGGTGAAGAAGGACAGAGACTGATAATAACAGCGGTGGGGAAGGATAGGGTAGGAATCATCGCGGGGATAGCCAATATTTTGGCTGATGCCAACGTCAACATCTTGGACATAAGCCAAACGATATTGCAGGGGTTTTTTACCATGGTGATGGTGGTCGATTTTAAGGACAGCAACATCGACTTGGCGGATCTGAAAGAGAGATTGACCCAAAAAGGGGAGGAATTAGGGCTGGTTGTGAATGTGCAGCATGAAGATGTTTTCCGGTTCATGCACAGGATTTGACAAGGAAACCACAGATTTACACAGATGGCAGTAGATTTACACAGATAATCTATTGAAAAAATATGAGAACTAATGCGGGATATGACATGTCTCGGGGTCTAGCGGCCACGCATGGAAGGTGTCAGAAGAGTTTTTCTCACGCTGCTACAAAGGCATGGGATGGAGAACGCATGATAGCCGGATACAACAACTTGGGTGGAAGAGGGGAAACGCTGGTCTCCTTGTAAAGCTTCAGCGAGAGGTGATAGGGTGGTATGAAATACATGATACACCCCGAAGAAGTAATGGAAACCCTGAATATGTTGCAGTCACAAAAACTGGACATAAGGACTATCACTATGGGCATTAGCCTCAGAGGTTGTAGCGGCGGATCAGTCCACGATGTGGGTAGGAAGATTTTTGACAGGATTGTAAATAAGGCCGAGCGCTTGGTCAAGGTAGGGGAAGATATAGAAAGGGAGTATGGAATTCCTATCGTGAACAAACGGGTTTCAGTGACCCCGATTGCATTGATAGCTGAGGGCTTTTCGCCAGACGAGATGGTTGTTCTGGGAAAGTACGTCGATCGAGCTGCCGAGGAAGTAGGTGTCAATTTCATTGGAGGTTTTTCGGCTTTGGTTCACAAAGGGTTCACGCAGGGCGACCTGGCATTGATTCACGCTATACCTCGGACCTTAGCCGGAACGGAAAGGGTCTGCGCAAGTGTTAACGTCGGCACTACGAAAGCTGGTATAAACATGGATGCCGTATCCTTGATGGGGCGAGTAATCAAGGAGACCGCAGAACTTACTCGCCATCGCGACGGGATTGGCTGCGCCAAGATAGTGGTGTTTTGCAATGCTCCTGAAGACAATCCTTTTATGGCTGGGGCATTTCACGGGATAGGCGAACCTGATGCCAGCATCAACATAGGCATCAGCGGGCCGGGAGTTGTGCTCCACGTGGTTAGGGAACACCCGGAGGCCGACCTGGGGACTCTGGCCAATCTGATAAAGAACACCGCTTTTAAGATTACCCGCATGGGAGAGCTGGTAGGGCGGGAAGCGTCGCGGCGCCTAGGAGTGAGCTTTGGCATTGTGGACCTGTCCTTAGCCCCTACCCCTGCTCCTGGGGACAGTGTGGCCGAGATCCTCGAAGCCATGGGGTTGGAAAAGTGCGGTGCTCCCGGCAGTACGGCCGCTCTGGCTTTATTGAACGATGCCGTAAAAAAAGGAGGAGCCATGGCTTCATCGTATGTCGGAGGGCTCTCAGGGGCTTTCATCCCGGTAAGTGAAGACCTAGGTATGGTGAGAGCGGTGGAAGCCGGGAGTTTGACCATAGATAAACTCGAAGCTATGACCTCTGTATGTTCGGTGGGTCTGGACATGGTGATTGTCCCGGGAGACATTCCGGCCGAAACGATTGCGGCCATCATCGCTGATGAGGCCGCCATCGGCATGATAAATAATAAGACAACGGCAGTTCGTGTTATTCCCGCACCGGGTAAGAAGGCAGGGGAATGGGTGGAATTCGGTGGACTTCTGGGGCGAGGACCGGTGATGGAGGTAAACTGTTTTTCCTCTGCTCGCTTTGTAGAACGAGGAGGAAGGATACCCGCTCCCATTCAGGCTTTGACCAACTGAACAAATACGCCTGGCCTTTCCGGACCAGGCATTTGAGTCTAACCACGAGGTCAACGTGATTCGCAGCTTTTTACCCACACTTCTACGGTATGACCGTCATCAATTCTTCTAATGGCTTGCGGGGTACGGAACCTGGAGGAGAAGCCGGATATCCTATAACGACCATGCTGACCAAATCCATGTGAGGAGGAACATTTAGTATCTGTTTTACTTCGTCTTTGTCATAAAGGGTATACCATAGACTGCCCAGTCCCAAAGCGTGAGCCGCGAGGAGCATGTTCTGGACTGCTGCGCAGCAAGACATGGCATAGGATTCCCCTCTTCCCGGGAGGAATTTGTCGGCTCCTGCGTCTTGCGGGTCGGCAGTGACGGCTATGATTACAGGAGCTTGAGCTAAGAAATCCACCTTATAACGTCCCAACCATTTCCAACCACTCGCTTGATGGAGGAATTCGATAGTCTTGCTACAAGAATCTTTTAGTCTTTGTTTGAGCTCCTGGTTCTTGATAACCGTGAACCTCCAAGGTTGCTTGTTGAGCACGGATGGTGCCCATCTGGCGGCCTCCAAAACGGCCTCGAGCTTCTCGTCTTCGACCGGGGTGGTAGCGAACTCCCTACAACTCCGTCTTTCTTTAATAGCCTGCCATAGGTTCACGCTCTTTACCTCCTTTCCATCGATAGGTGACTTTTGAGCCCAGTGTTACCTGTTTTGCTTGATGCCCAGGTCTTCCATGACCGGGTCAAACTGGGGTGGGAACAGTGGACTCTTGAGAAGAGCTGGGTATATGGTGGGATAGCGCATACCGCCAGCTTTTTGCGAACCCTCAAGCCCACTCAGTAACTCCTCAAAACGGTTGCGGGGAATGGCAAAAACGATTTCATCTTCCCCACAGAAACCAAAGGCTCTTTCGCCGCTGCCGGGAATTGTGATTTGGTATTCCCCCGATTGGATACTGACTATGATAGCTCGTAGACACCCCATGCGCTCTGAAAAAACCGCGTTTACAGGGCGTCCGGTCTTGTAACAAACTGCCATAACTAACCGGTGGATTTGAGCGGAATTTCCGTAGACGAGCACGACGTCAGGTTCAAAGCTGGCACGGCTCAAGGGCGAAAGGAGGACGTGTCGATTTTCGGATTGTTCCATGCGAGGCAGGTGATTCGCGTTTAAGGAAGCACCTATTTCCGGAGTCTCGGCATAGAAGGGATAAGCCATGAGTCCCTCCTGGAAATTTTTGCTGATGTCTTTGAGCCCCAAAGCCATAAGCACAGGCGGGCACTGGTGGTCATCTGGTCCGAAGGCCACAGTCATGCCAAAGCGCCGGGCGATGCTGAGTCCCTGGCACAGAGCCAAGCGGTTACCGAAGTTCTTGACGGGGAAAACTGCTTTTTGCGGGAGATCTCCATTCTCAAGTACCTTCACAGCGACAGGGTAAGTCGACGGCCTGACCATCTCATCCAGAGATTTACCCAGTTTTTGGACCAATTCCATATCGATCCCTCCTTTTAATCGCCGGTTTTCCTATTAGAAGTCGAAAGCGGCTTCCAAAACCTGGCTTATGTCAATTATATAGCAACTCGTCCACAAAGTGGTAGGGAATCTGGCGACCGATTGGAACGGCTTGGTTACGGCTGGAAGTATTGATATAATATAATCGAGATTATAGAAAGAAAGGGAGGGAGGTATGTGGGCCTCCCAATCCTGTCTTGAGGATAGAGTGTGTAACTAATTGACATACTAGAAAGGGTCGGTGTGAAATGGCACCAGACGGGAAAACGGATCCCGAGTTCTGGCAGCACCTACTGAAAAGAATAGAAGAGCTTTCGGTGAACATGGAACGGATGAGGCTGGCCGAGTACGTTGATGTCCTGCAGAATCCGAAACGGCTTCTTTATATTAATTTTCTGATTGGGGTGGCTCGAGGGTTTGGTGGCGTCGTCGGTGCTACAGTGCTGGTAGCTATAATTCTTTATTTCCTCCAGAAGGCCCTGATCTTAAACCTGCCAGTGATAGGAGATCTTATTGCTCAATTAGTGCGAATAGTGCAGGTGCAGCTGAATGCGCCCGGAGGTTTTCCAGGGACAGGTCGCTGAAAAAGGGGTGATGCGAAGTGGATGCCAGTGCAAAATTGCTCGCAAAAAAAGAGAGATTGGAAAAGGCTTTGAACGATAAGAGGAAGGCGAGGGAAGCGGGTATGGTCGAGATGCTGGACGAGCTTTCGATGTATGACCAGCACCCGGGTGACATCGCTTCTGAACTGTACGAGAGAGAAAAGGACGCGGGGATTCAAGAGAATCTAGAACTGGAGTTACAACGAGTGAAGAGGGCTTTGGAACGGTTAGACAGCGGAACATACGGGCAATGCGAAGCCTGCGGCGGTGCGATCGAACCCAAGAGACTTGAGGTTTTGCCTGAAACCGACCTCTGTATCAAATGCGCTAGAGCGCAACAGGACAAATTCACCAGACCAGAGGAAGAGCGACAGACAGACATGGGCGAGATAACGGAAAAAGGCGAATGGTTTAAAGTCGCGGAATATGATTTTTTTGAGGAATGGCACAAGAAGTTCCCGGAATGATTCGTCAGGGAAGCTGACCGATTGATGATGCGAGGAGGTGGTTGAGCTGCGGATAGGCATCTTTACCGACAGCTACAAGCCATACACCAGCGGCGTAGTAACTTCCATAACTACTTTTTCTGATGAACTGACCCGTATGGGACATGACGTTTATGTTTTTGCTCCCAGTTATCCTCAGTACAAAGAATACGAACGGAACGTCTTTCGGTTTTTCTCCGTACCTGCTCCAACCAATCCAGACTATACCTTAGCTGTTCCGATTGCTCCGCGGATGAACTCGGTGGTTGAAAAGCTCAACCTTGACATAGTTCATGTGCATTCCCCTTTCTTGTTGGGAAGATGGGGAGCCAAGTGCGCCGAGCGTTTCGATTTGCCGTTGGTGTTCACGTACCATACTCTTTATGACCAGTATGTACACTACGTCCCCATTCCCCAGGAATTGGCACGGGAACTGGTTATCGTTTACAGCCGTCACTTCTGCAACCGATGCGATCTGGTGATAGCACCGTCCCGAGAAGTGGAGCGGCTGGTAAGGGGTTATGGTATCCATACTCCGGTCCGGGTTATTCCTACCGGGGTACAGCTGGATAAGTTCAGAAGACGGAAGCCCGGCTGGATAAGGGAACATTATCATTTGCCTGATGACGCTCCAATATGTCTATTCGTTGGACGGTTGACAAAGGAGAAGAACTTGGAGTTTTTGTTAGAGGCTTTTAGCATGGTGAAACGGCAAGTACCGCCCGCTGTTTTGGTTCTGGTAGCGGGGGGGCCTATGGAAAGCGAGCTGAAACGCCTGGCTACCAGCTTGGGACTAGAACTAGAACGGGACGTGGTGTTTACCGGCCGTCTGCCTTTCGATGAACTGGTAGACGTATACTTTGACTCCACGGTTTTTACTTTTCCTTCGGTTACCGAAACCCAGGGGCTGGTGCTGGCTGAGGCCATGGCTACCGGCCTTCCAGTAGTGGCAGTTAATGCTTTCGGGGTGCAGGATACCGTGGATGACGGGATGAACGGTTACCTGGTTGAGCTGGACGCACGGCAGTTCGCACAAAAGGTGGTTCGCTTGCTGACAGACGAGGAGACCAGACGCGGTTTTTCGGTTCGGGCAGTAGCCAAAGCCAAGCGGCTGTCATCAAGGGCGATGGCTAAAAAACTGGAGTACGAATACCTGCAGTTACTCGAAAAGCCCAGAAAGAGGGCCAATAAACGACAGTGGCACGGTTTATATATTACGCGGTTTTAGTGATGATGTAATGGTGTTGTTGTAGGAAAAGTTATAATTCTCGGGTTGGGTGCAGGATGGCTGCGGAGAGGGGGAAAAAAACTGCACTATTGGATAATAATGCTGACGGTCGCTGGGTTAGATCAACTGACCAAGCTGTGGATACAGGAGTATATGGGTTTGGGACAGAGTGTACCGGTTATCGGTAATGTTTTGCACGTTACGCGGGTATTGAACCAAGGCGGGGCTTTCGGGTTATTGTCAGGGAGATATTTTTTGTTTTTAGCTACAGCTATCGGCTTAATTTTCGTGGCCAGTTATTATGCCGTTTATTACAAACCAAATAAGGCCTTACAGTTTGGGCTAGGTTTGGTGAGCGGGGGAGCTTTGGGTAACCTTGTGGACCGGCTTTGGCATGGGGGAGTCGTGGACTTTATCGATTTGGGATTTTGGCCCGTGTTTAACCTAGCCGATTCGGCTATCGTGGTTGGAACAGCTTGGCTGGCTTTACTGTTGCTCAAGTCAAGGGGCTAGGGGAGAAGGTTGGTACGTATGGAAACGCGAGACGTGGTGATAGAAGGGTCCCACGAAGGCGAACGACTGGACCGGTTCTTGGCCGAGACGTTATGTGACGTTTCACGCAGCCAAGTCAAGAACCTGATCGACGAAGGCTTAGTCTTGGTCGGGGGTAGGCCTCAAAAACCCGGGTACCGTATAAGAAAGGGCGATATCATACAGGTTCGTATCCCAGCGGCTCGAGAGACGGGATTGGTTGCTCAAGAGATGCCTTTGAACATAGTCTACGAAGACCGGGATCTGGTGGTAATAGACAAACCGCAAGGCTTGGTGGTTCATCCTGCACACGGGCATTGGGAAGGGACCCTGGTTAACGCTCTTTTGTATCGGGTAAAAGACTTGTCTGGAATAAACGGGGAGTTGCGACCGGGAATAGTTCACCGCCTGGATAAAGACACCTCTGGCCTCATGGTGGTAGCTAAAAACGATCAGGCTCACCGCGACCTGGCTGATCAGATAAAGGCCCGGAAAATACGGCGGGAGTATGTAGCGGTGGTGCATGGGGTGATCAGAGAGAATTCCGGGACTATAGATGCTCCTATAGGAAGGAGCCCGTCAGACCGCAAAAAGATGGCGGTAGTAAGGGAGGGACGCCCGGCCGTCACCCACTATACTGTTCTTAGGCGATACCGAGACTACACTTTAGTTAGAGCGAGGCTTGAGACCGGTCGAACCCACCAGATTCGGGTGCACTTTGCATATATCAGACACCCCGTGGTCGGCGACCAGGTGTATGGTCCGAGCAGATCGAGGTTTGAGCTCAAAGGCCAGGCTTTGCATGCCTGCTACCTGGCTTTTTATCACCCTACTACTAAAGAACTGCTTGAATTTGATTCACCCTTTCCCCCGTATGTTCAGGAGCTTCTGCGGCAACTCGAAAAATCGGGTGCTTGACACGACTAGGGCCTTGACTTAGAATGACGACAGAAGCCTTTAAGTTAGCCCCGTGAGGCTGGCAAGGGAGATGTGGAAAGATTGAAGCCTACCTTCCTTCTTTACGGGAGGTAGGCTTTATTTGTGCCTTTGGTATTCGACCGGAACCGAAAAAGGAAGGGGGGCGCCTGGTGAAAATAATTGAGAAGAATCGGATAATGGACGAGGCCGGGATAAGGAGGGCATTGACCCGTATCAGTCACGAAATTATTGAAAGAAACAAAGGGGTATCTGACTTAGCTATGGTTGGGATTAGGAGACGAGGGGGGCCCTTGGCGGAAAGGATTGCTCAGAAGATCAAAGAGATCGAAGGAGTAGAGATACCGGTCGGGGTTCTAGACATAACTCTTTACAGGGATGACCTGACGACATTGGCTTCGCAACCGATGGTTCACCGGACCGAGGTTCCTTTCGATGTTACCGGCAAGGTCATAGTGTTGACCGATGATGTTCTCTATACTGGACGTACGGTTAGAGCGGCTCTAGACGCTTTAATAGATCTAGGGCGTCCGAAGTGTATCCAATTAGCGGTGCTCATCGACCGCGGGCACCGAGAGTTGCCCATAAAAGCGGATTACGTTGGGAAAAATGTCCCCACTTCTAGGAAAGAAATAATTACGGTAAGGATGAAAGAGATCGACGGCAAAGACGAGGTGGTAATCGAAGAAATCGTTGAGACGTGAAGCATCCCTTTAAAATAGTCCGGAGAGGCTAGCAAGGGAACCGGCTGGTGCCGGATAATGGAGGTGTGTTTCAAGCCTTCCTTGCTAGCGGGGAAGGCATTTTTATTGGATACACCGCGCGAGGAGGTAAAGATGAATGGTGTTTAAGCGGCGCAAGGATTTGCTCGGTATTGAGGATCTTTCTCGGGAGGAGATAACTTCGATTCTGGATGTAGCCCAACCGATGAAAGACATAATTTTTCGGGACATAAAGAAGGTGCCAACCTTACGGGGAAAGGTGATCGTAACCTTGTTTTACGAACCGAGTACGCGGACAAGAACATCGTTCGAGTTGGCAGGCAAATACTTATCGGCGGACACGGTCAACTTGGCGGTTACCACCAGCAGCGTACAGAAAGGCGAAAGTCTTAAGGATACGATAAGGACTATTGAGGCGATGGGCGCTGACGTCATTATCATAAGGCATTCCATGAGCGGTGTACCGCACTACGTTGCCCGCAACACCAGCATGCGGGTCATCAATGCAGGGGATGGAACTCACGAACACCCTACCCAAGCTCTGCTCGACATGTACTCTATTCGGGAGAAAAAGGGGACTTTAGAAGGATTAAAGGTGGCTATTCTGGGGGATATATTACACAGTCGGGTAGCTCGTTCCAACATTTTTGGTCTTCAAAA
The sequence above is drawn from the Syntrophothermus lipocalidus DSM 12680 genome and encodes:
- the ileS gene encoding isoleucine--tRNA ligase, translated to MRANLPSREPEILKFWDEIRLYEKVQENTQGKPDFILHDGPPYANGHIHVGHTLNKVLKDIIVKYKSMTGYNAPYVPGWDTHGLPIEQQAIKALGLDRHKTDVLEFRRHCKEYAWKYVNIQREEFRRLGVRGDWENPYLTLEPRFEAVQIRVFGEMAKKGYIYKGLKPVYWCADCETALAEAEIEYQDKVSPSIYVKFPVKDAKGLFVSPNTYVVIWTTTPWTLPANTGIAVHPDYDYVVVRVGAERYVVAKGLLEEVAAEVGWDGYEILQTLKGKELENTVCSHPFMNRDSLVICGEHVTLDQGTGCVHTAPGHGEEDFVVGKEYGLPVISPLDDRGVFTEEAGIFAGQFCHDANKSIIAHLKDIGMLVKTGEVTHQYPHCWRCKQPIVYRATEQWFASIDGFRQAALEAIDTVRWIPAWGRDRIYNMVRDRGDWCISRQRSWGVPIPIFYCASCGQAVIDDETIGHVADLFAENGSDIWFASEAKDLLPRGYTCENCGSQEFYKEKDIMDVWFDSGSSHKAVLETRPDLRWPADMYLEGSDQHRGWFNSSLSTSVAVTGRAPYRIVLTHGFVVDEQGRKMSKSLGNVVDPLNIIEKMGADILRLWVSSADYRGDVAASENIMNQAAEAYRKIRNTCRFILGNLYDFQPEQDRVKYEDLPELERWVLLKLHKLIQRVTRAYEDFEFHVVYHSVHNFCTVDLSAVYFDIIKDRLYTSAPDSQGRRAAQTVLYEVIQALVRILTPVLAFTTEEIWQYLRGKGDPVSVQLTEWPLVDERYLDPVLEERWDKILKAREVVTKALEVARQEKRIGHSLGAAVSIYADEEWRELLESIESIGSIFIVSQVGLYKADDRPAGSVELEDVQGLWVAVEPASGQKCERCWVITPEVGTDPEHPTLCPRCLAVVKRS
- a CDS encoding ACT domain-containing protein, which produces MGEEGQRLIITAVGKDRVGIIAGIANILADANVNILDISQTILQGFFTMVMVVDFKDSNIDLADLKERLTQKGEELGLVVNVQHEDVFRFMHRI
- a CDS encoding PFL family protein, yielding MKYMIHPEEVMETLNMLQSQKLDIRTITMGISLRGCSGGSVHDVGRKIFDRIVNKAERLVKVGEDIEREYGIPIVNKRVSVTPIALIAEGFSPDEMVVLGKYVDRAAEEVGVNFIGGFSALVHKGFTQGDLALIHAIPRTLAGTERVCASVNVGTTKAGINMDAVSLMGRVIKETAELTRHRDGIGCAKIVVFCNAPEDNPFMAGAFHGIGEPDASINIGISGPGVVLHVVREHPEADLGTLANLIKNTAFKITRMGELVGREASRRLGVSFGIVDLSLAPTPAPGDSVAEILEAMGLEKCGAPGSTAALALLNDAVKKGGAMASSYVGGLSGAFIPVSEDLGMVRAVEAGSLTIDKLEAMTSVCSVGLDMVIVPGDIPAETIAAIIADEAAIGMINNKTTAVRVIPAPGKKAGEWVEFGGLLGRGPVMEVNCFSSARFVERGGRIPAPIQALTN
- a CDS encoding nitroreductase family protein gives rise to the protein MNLWQAIKERRSCREFATTPVEDEKLEAVLEAARWAPSVLNKQPWRFTVIKNQELKQRLKDSCSKTIEFLHQASGWKWLGRYKVDFLAQAPVIIAVTADPQDAGADKFLPGRGESYAMSCCAAVQNMLLAAHALGLGSLWYTLYDKDEVKQILNVPPHMDLVSMVVIGYPASPPGSVPRKPLEELMTVIP
- a CDS encoding DUF169 domain-containing protein; its protein translation is MELVQKLGKSLDEMVRPSTYPVAVKVLENGDLPQKAVFPVKNFGNRLALCQGLSIARRFGMTVAFGPDDHQCPPVLMALGLKDISKNFQEGLMAYPFYAETPEIGASLNANHLPRMEQSENRHVLLSPLSRASFEPDVVLVYGNSAQIHRLVMAVCYKTGRPVNAVFSERMGCLRAIIVSIQSGEYQITIPGSGERAFGFCGEDEIVFAIPRNRFEELLSGLEGSQKAGGMRYPTIYPALLKSPLFPPQFDPVMEDLGIKQNR
- a CDS encoding DUF5665 domain-containing protein; this encodes MAPDGKTDPEFWQHLLKRIEELSVNMERMRLAEYVDVLQNPKRLLYINFLIGVARGFGGVVGATVLVAIILYFLQKALILNLPVIGDLIAQLVRIVQVQLNAPGGFPGTGR
- a CDS encoding TraR/DksA C4-type zinc finger protein yields the protein MDASAKLLAKKERLEKALNDKRKAREAGMVEMLDELSMYDQHPGDIASELYEREKDAGIQENLELELQRVKRALERLDSGTYGQCEACGGAIEPKRLEVLPETDLCIKCARAQQDKFTRPEEERQTDMGEITEKGEWFKVAEYDFFEEWHKKFPE
- a CDS encoding glycosyltransferase family 4 protein, with product MVELRIGIFTDSYKPYTSGVVTSITTFSDELTRMGHDVYVFAPSYPQYKEYERNVFRFFSVPAPTNPDYTLAVPIAPRMNSVVEKLNLDIVHVHSPFLLGRWGAKCAERFDLPLVFTYHTLYDQYVHYVPIPQELARELVIVYSRHFCNRCDLVIAPSREVERLVRGYGIHTPVRVIPTGVQLDKFRRRKPGWIREHYHLPDDAPICLFVGRLTKEKNLEFLLEAFSMVKRQVPPAVLVLVAGGPMESELKRLATSLGLELERDVVFTGRLPFDELVDVYFDSTVFTFPSVTETQGLVLAEAMATGLPVVAVNAFGVQDTVDDGMNGYLVELDARQFAQKVVRLLTDEETRRGFSVRAVAKAKRLSSRAMAKKLEYEYLQLLEKPRKRANKRQWHGLYITRF
- the lspA gene encoding signal peptidase II → MGAGWLRRGGKKLHYWIIMLTVAGLDQLTKLWIQEYMGLGQSVPVIGNVLHVTRVLNQGGAFGLLSGRYFLFLATAIGLIFVASYYAVYYKPNKALQFGLGLVSGGALGNLVDRLWHGGVVDFIDLGFWPVFNLADSAIVVGTAWLALLLLKSRG
- a CDS encoding RluA family pseudouridine synthase, giving the protein METRDVVIEGSHEGERLDRFLAETLCDVSRSQVKNLIDEGLVLVGGRPQKPGYRIRKGDIIQVRIPAARETGLVAQEMPLNIVYEDRDLVVIDKPQGLVVHPAHGHWEGTLVNALLYRVKDLSGINGELRPGIVHRLDKDTSGLMVVAKNDQAHRDLADQIKARKIRREYVAVVHGVIRENSGTIDAPIGRSPSDRKKMAVVREGRPAVTHYTVLRRYRDYTLVRARLETGRTHQIRVHFAYIRHPVVGDQVYGPSRSRFELKGQALHACYLAFYHPTTKELLEFDSPFPPYVQELLRQLEKSGA
- the pyrR gene encoding bifunctional pyr operon transcriptional regulator/uracil phosphoribosyltransferase PyrR; this translates as MKIIEKNRIMDEAGIRRALTRISHEIIERNKGVSDLAMVGIRRRGGPLAERIAQKIKEIEGVEIPVGVLDITLYRDDLTTLASQPMVHRTEVPFDVTGKVIVLTDDVLYTGRTVRAALDALIDLGRPKCIQLAVLIDRGHRELPIKADYVGKNVPTSRKEIITVRMKEIDGKDEVVIEEIVET
- a CDS encoding aspartate carbamoyltransferase catalytic subunit, producing MVFKRRKDLLGIEDLSREEITSILDVAQPMKDIIFRDIKKVPTLRGKVIVTLFYEPSTRTRTSFELAGKYLSADTVNLAVTTSSVQKGESLKDTIRTIEAMGADVIIIRHSMSGVPHYVARNTSMRVINAGDGTHEHPTQALLDMYSIREKKGTLEGLKVAILGDILHSRVARSNIFGLQKFGCEIRIIGPSTLMPADIENLGVKKYYDIEEGLEGVDVINVLRIQRERQKEGLFPTLEEYSNLYCLTRERVALAKPDVLVLHPGPMNRGVEIAGDVADSPFSVIEEQVTNGVAVRMALLYLMMGGTTDEVND